From Pseudoleptotrichia goodfellowii, a single genomic window includes:
- a CDS encoding HD domain-containing protein: MNEIIDELYGKYYVNDIIFEIMESSIFKRLKNIHQSGGGYLVNELWNVTRYEHSVGTMILSLKFGGNVEEQIKSLLHDISHSAFSHVIDYILKNNNEDYHEIIQEDFLKNKELFGIFKKHNLNLDIIMSTNYNLLDADLPDLSFDRIDYTFRDLFRQKLITKDDINFLLNHIIVHKNILCFNSIEAGKYFKELYFKETVEYFNDPLNKYINTVLANLLSKALHEKIIELKDFNFTEEIILEKIKNSHYEKELENIINKKYFESFLQSNRKIEIKQRHIDPYVFINGVIRRLSGF; the protein is encoded by the coding sequence ATGAATGAAATTATTGACGAGTTATACGGGAAATACTATGTAAATGATATAATTTTTGAGATAATGGAAAGTTCTATTTTTAAAAGACTTAAAAACATACATCAGTCAGGCGGAGGATATTTAGTAAACGAATTGTGGAATGTTACCAGATATGAGCATTCTGTAGGTACAATGATTTTATCCTTAAAATTCGGAGGAAATGTTGAAGAACAGATAAAATCTCTTCTTCATGACATCTCTCACTCTGCTTTTTCTCATGTTATAGACTATATTTTGAAAAATAATAACGAAGATTATCATGAGATTATTCAAGAAGATTTTCTGAAAAATAAAGAACTCTTTGGTATTTTTAAAAAACACAATCTTAATCTTGACATAATCATGTCAACTAATTACAATCTTTTGGACGCAGACCTTCCCGATTTATCTTTTGACAGAATAGACTATACTTTCAGAGATTTATTCAGACAAAAACTCATTACAAAAGATGATATAAACTTTTTACTGAATCATATAATTGTTCATAAAAATATATTATGTTTTAATTCGATTGAAGCAGGAAAATATTTTAAAGAACTGTATTTTAAAGAAACTGTGGAATATTTCAACGATCCCTTAAATAAATATATTAATACCGTGTTAGCAAATTTACTGTCTAAAGCCTTGCACGAAAAAATTATTGAATTGAAAGACTTTAATTTCACTGAAGAAATTATATTGGAAAAAATCAAAAATTCCCATTACGAAAAGGAACTTGAAAATATCATTAACAAAAAGTATTTTGAATCTTTTTTACAATCAAACAGAAAAATAGAGATAAAACAGAGACACATAGATCCTTATGTTTTTATAAATGGTGTGATTAGGAGATTGTCCGGGTTTTAA
- the dpaL gene encoding diaminopropionate ammonia-lyase → MEKIKWILNTMSKSDGDRSIEILTEDKVIKAKKFHESFPQYCETPLVGLDNLSKNLGVSGIYIKDESYRFGLNAFKVLGGSYAMAKYLAKKLEKDISELSYEKLISEKVKKELGEITFYTATDGNHGRGVAWTANKLKQKSVVYMPKGSSKTRLKNILSEGAEASITELNYDDAVRLAAKNAEKNNGVIIQDTAWEGYTDIPTWIMQGYGTMAIEAKKQLEKYGVDRPTHIFIQAGVGSLAGTIQGFFASTYKDNIPITIVVEPNSADCYYRSAVQGDGKPVNVGGDMQTLMAGLACGEPNIIGFEILKNYATAFLSCPDYIAAKGMRISAAPLRGDQQIISGESGAVSLGSLFSILKDDYYKELRKKLKLDENSKILLFNTEGNTDPDKYTDIVWDGEYPSK, encoded by the coding sequence ATGGAAAAAATCAAGTGGATTTTAAATACAATGTCTAAATCTGATGGAGATAGAAGTATTGAGATTTTAACAGAAGATAAAGTAATTAAGGCTAAAAAGTTTCATGAAAGTTTTCCGCAATATTGCGAAACTCCTTTAGTAGGATTAGATAATTTATCTAAGAATTTAGGGGTTTCAGGAATTTATATAAAAGATGAATCTTATAGATTCGGATTAAATGCTTTTAAGGTTTTAGGCGGCTCTTATGCGATGGCAAAATATTTGGCAAAAAAATTGGAGAAAGATATTTCAGAATTATCTTATGAAAAATTAATATCTGAAAAAGTAAAGAAAGAGTTGGGAGAAATTACTTTTTATACTGCTACAGATGGTAATCATGGTAGGGGAGTCGCATGGACAGCCAATAAATTGAAACAGAAATCAGTGGTTTATATGCCTAAAGGTTCTTCAAAAACAAGATTAAAGAACATTTTATCTGAAGGGGCGGAGGCGAGTATAACAGAATTGAATTATGATGATGCTGTAAGGCTTGCAGCTAAAAATGCTGAAAAAAATAACGGAGTAATAATACAGGATACGGCTTGGGAAGGATATACCGATATACCGACATGGATTATGCAAGGATATGGGACAATGGCTATAGAAGCTAAAAAGCAGCTTGAAAAATACGGAGTCGACAGACCGACTCATATATTTATTCAAGCGGGTGTAGGTTCATTAGCAGGAACTATACAAGGTTTTTTTGCTTCAACTTATAAAGATAATATTCCTATAACAATAGTAGTAGAACCTAATTCAGCAGATTGTTATTACAGATCGGCAGTACAGGGGGATGGAAAACCGGTAAATGTAGGAGGAGATATGCAGACTTTAATGGCAGGTTTGGCATGTGGAGAACCTAATATAATAGGATTTGAAATATTGAAAAATTATGCAACTGCTTTTTTATCCTGTCCGGATTATATAGCAGCTAAAGGAATGAGGATTTCAGCAGCACCGTTAAGAGGAGATCAGCAGATAATTTCGGGAGAATCAGGAGCAGTATCTTTAGGAAGTTTATTTTCTATTTTGAAAGACGATTATTATAAAGAATTACGAAAAAAATTGAAGTTAGATGAGAATTCGAAAATTTTGCTCTTTAATACGGAAGGAAATACGGACCCTGATAAGTATACAGATATAGTATGGGATGGAGAATATCCTAGTAAATAA
- the hydA gene encoding dihydropyrimidinase, with the protein MLIKNALIATASDLYPGDIYIKDGVIKEIGENLNIDDNEIIDAEGNYVIPGGVDVHTHFSLDVGIAISNDDFRTGTIAAACGGTTSIVDHIGQGPVGSTLKSRIKHYHELADGKAVIDYSFHGVIAYNADEEKIKDMKELIKEGIESYKIYMTYGQRIGDEEALKVLKTAKENNAIVSVHPENHAAVEYLRKYYVENGMTSAEYHPKSRPEECEAEAINRIITLAHIVGDAPIYIVHLTSDMGLDYVKMARKRGQKNIYVETCTQYLVLDEELYKLPGTEGLKYVMSPPLRNKSNQEKLWRGIKNGDIQVVATDHCPFSYEKEKVPMGKDDFTKCPNGAPGVEARIPVLFSEGVMKGRISINKFVEVTSTNPAKICGMYPKKGSIAVGSDADLVIINKNKKINITKSLFHENVDYTSYEGLELQGYPIMTIVRGKVIVKNNEFIGEEGYGQFIKRYKNNDLVIY; encoded by the coding sequence ATGTTGATAAAAAATGCTTTAATTGCAACTGCAAGTGATTTATATCCGGGAGATATTTATATTAAAGATGGAGTAATAAAAGAAATAGGAGAAAATTTAAATATAGATGACAATGAAATTATAGATGCAGAAGGAAATTATGTAATTCCCGGTGGAGTAGATGTACATACTCATTTTAGTCTTGATGTAGGAATTGCAATTTCAAACGATGATTTTAGAACAGGGACAATTGCAGCTGCCTGTGGAGGAACAACTTCAATAGTAGACCATATAGGACAAGGTCCCGTAGGAAGTACTTTAAAAAGCAGAATAAAACATTATCATGAACTCGCAGACGGAAAAGCAGTAATAGATTATTCATTTCACGGAGTTATAGCTTATAATGCGGATGAAGAAAAGATAAAAGATATGAAAGAACTTATAAAAGAAGGAATAGAAAGTTATAAAATTTATATGACTTATGGACAGAGAATAGGAGATGAAGAAGCTTTAAAAGTATTAAAAACCGCTAAAGAAAATAATGCTATAGTTTCAGTGCATCCTGAAAATCATGCAGCTGTTGAATATTTAAGAAAGTATTATGTAGAAAACGGGATGACTTCGGCAGAGTATCATCCGAAAAGCAGACCTGAAGAATGTGAAGCTGAAGCTATAAACAGAATAATAACATTAGCACATATTGTAGGGGATGCACCGATATATATAGTACATTTGACTTCAGATATGGGACTTGATTATGTAAAAATGGCCAGAAAAAGAGGACAAAAAAATATATATGTGGAGACATGTACTCAATATCTTGTTTTAGATGAAGAATTGTATAAATTGCCCGGAACAGAAGGTCTAAAATATGTTATGAGTCCGCCTTTAAGAAATAAATCCAATCAGGAAAAATTATGGAGAGGAATAAAGAATGGAGATATCCAGGTAGTTGCGACAGATCATTGCCCATTCTCATATGAGAAAGAAAAAGTGCCTATGGGAAAAGACGACTTTACAAAATGTCCTAACGGAGCACCCGGAGTAGAAGCAAGAATACCTGTATTATTTTCAGAAGGAGTTATGAAAGGTCGTATTTCAATTAATAAGTTTGTTGAAGTGACAAGTACAAATCCTGCAAAAATTTGCGGAATGTATCCGAAAAAAGGTTCAATTGCTGTAGGAAGTGATGCTGATTTAGTAATAATTAATAAAAATAAAAAAATTAATATTACGAAATCATTATTTCATGAAAATGTTGATTATACAAGCTATGAAGGGTTGGAATTACAAGGATATCCCATAATGACTATCGTAAGAGGAAAAGTAATAGTTAAAAATAATGAGTTTATAGGGGAAGAAGGATATGGTCAGTTTATAAAAAGATATAAAAACAATGATCTGGTTATTTACTAA
- a CDS encoding NCS1 family nucleobase:cation symporter-1, whose translation MKKFQQDNHGIWDLTKEGLQEIEKYETIYTNDTKPISSKEREWGSWDIAALWIGIMVSIPVYMLASGLIASGMNWWQSISVIVLGHTIVIIPATLLGHSGTKYGISYPLVSKLIFGPKGNIFPTMVRAFLGCFWFGIQCWIGGMAVDSMISAIIPAWIQINGHLFVCYGIFLLLNVYIGYTGSKAVKYMESYAAPVLIIMGLAVIIWAYRVSGGFGKLLTHSVAQGGKNNFWKLFFPSLTAMIAFDGTIALNISDFTRHAKTQKAQISGQFIGAPVMTAFIVFVGICGTVASAISFGSPIWNPAELVSKFKNPLIVILFSIFIILATLTTNVAANLVPPGIIFSNLFAKFLTYKKAIIIVGFLAIVAQPWKVLENPNNYIYEVNGALATFLGPMAGIYLASYWLEYKSNIELVDLYRIDGGKYYYDKGVNKIAIISLFLITLFLYFGKFSDSFYKIFYENSYVLGLLIGMFVYILLIKIFNKNNSIGG comes from the coding sequence ATGAAAAAGTTTCAACAAGATAATCATGGCATATGGGATTTAACAAAAGAGGGATTACAAGAAATAGAAAAATATGAAACGATTTATACAAATGATACAAAACCTATTTCCAGTAAGGAAAGAGAATGGGGAAGTTGGGACATTGCTGCATTATGGATAGGAATTATGGTTTCAATTCCGGTTTATATGTTGGCGAGTGGTTTAATTGCATCAGGAATGAATTGGTGGCAATCAATTTCAGTTATTGTTTTAGGGCATACAATTGTAATAATACCTGCAACACTTCTTGGTCATTCAGGGACAAAATACGGTATAAGTTATCCATTGGTATCTAAATTGATTTTTGGACCTAAAGGTAATATTTTTCCGACAATGGTTAGAGCTTTTTTAGGATGTTTTTGGTTCGGAATTCAATGCTGGATAGGAGGTATGGCTGTAGATTCAATGATATCAGCTATTATACCTGCTTGGATACAAATTAATGGACATTTATTTGTTTGTTATGGGATCTTTTTGTTATTAAATGTTTACATAGGGTATACCGGTTCCAAAGCTGTAAAATATATGGAAAGTTATGCTGCACCTGTATTAATAATAATGGGATTGGCAGTTATAATATGGGCATATAGAGTTTCCGGAGGTTTTGGGAAACTTTTAACCCATAGTGTTGCACAAGGAGGAAAAAATAATTTTTGGAAACTGTTTTTTCCTTCTTTAACTGCAATGATAGCTTTTGATGGAACTATAGCTTTAAATATATCAGATTTTACAAGACATGCAAAAACTCAAAAAGCACAAATTTCAGGTCAATTTATAGGTGCCCCTGTAATGACAGCTTTTATTGTTTTTGTGGGAATTTGCGGAACAGTAGCATCTGCAATCAGTTTTGGAAGTCCTATTTGGAATCCTGCTGAATTAGTATCGAAATTTAAAAATCCGTTAATAGTAATTCTATTTTCCATATTTATAATATTGGCAACTTTAACAACTAATGTTGCAGCTAATCTCGTTCCACCGGGAATTATCTTCTCTAATCTTTTTGCGAAATTTTTAACATACAAAAAAGCCATAATTATTGTAGGTTTTTTGGCTATAGTTGCACAACCTTGGAAAGTGTTGGAAAATCCTAATAACTATATATATGAAGTAAACGGAGCTTTAGCAACCTTTTTAGGACCGATGGCAGGAATATATTTAGCTTCTTATTGGCTGGAGTATAAATCAAATATTGAGTTGGTAGATTTATACAGAATAGATGGCGGAAAATATTATTATGATAAAGGAGTAAATAAAATAGCAATAATTTCACTTTTCTTAATAACATTATTTTTATATTTCGGGAAATTTTCAGACTCTTTTTATAAGATATTTTATGAAAATTCTTATGTTTTAGGCTTACTGATAGGAATGTTTGTTTATATTTTGCTAATAAAAATTTTTAATAAAAATAATTCAATAGGAGGATAA
- a CDS encoding type II toxin-antitoxin system YafQ family toxin — MKYKVKFTGQFKKDLKLLKKQGKDVDKLFEVIEILANGKKLKEKYREHNLTGNYKGTKECHVDPDWLLIYEFYDDILVLLLLRTGSHSELF; from the coding sequence ATGAAATATAAAGTTAAATTTACAGGGCAATTTAAAAAAGATTTGAAATTATTAAAAAAACAGGGCAAAGATGTAGATAAATTGTTTGAAGTTATTGAAATTTTAGCAAATGGAAAAAAATTGAAAGAAAAATATAGAGAACATAATTTAACAGGAAATTATAAAGGTACCAAAGAATGCCATGTTGATCCGGATTGGCTGTTAATATATGAATTTTATGATGATATATTAGTTCTCCTGTTATTGCGTACAGGTTCCCATTCCGAACTTTTTTGA
- a CDS encoding UDP-N-acetylmuramoyl-L-alanyl-D-glutamate--2,6-diaminopimelate ligase has protein sequence MFKIFENISHTVLHKGKEFKIEGIEYDSRKIKENFVFAAMKGSSVNGHEFIQKAIDNGAKMIIVEENIEVSKYDKYEDISFVFVEDVRKHLGIIASNYYGYPQDKIKIIGITGTNGKTTSSYILENILEKTARIGTTGNRILDEEFETVNTTPESLELVKLINESVKRGVEYFIMEVSSHALEIGRVNMLKFDSAIFTNLTQDHLDFHKTMENYFNAKRKIFSMLRNSGTGTVNIDDGYGKRIIEEKKDAENVCYKTVSIKDKNADLYGEIAEYTNDGMKIKIVHNGKEYFANINLVGEYNLYNVLGCAASALALGIEIEKIIEKLQKMPSVPGRFETVKNNKNARIVVDYAHTDDGLTNIGKTLRKITDNRVITVFGAGGDRDNKKRPKMAKAAAEFSDFIILTSDNPRTENPANILKEVEAGLIEINFPKDKYTVIEDREQAIKYAVQEMTGEGDSLLIAGKGHETYQIIGKEKRHFDDREIAKKYLI, from the coding sequence ATGTTTAAAATATTTGAAAACATATCCCATACAGTTTTGCATAAAGGAAAAGAATTTAAAATCGAAGGAATTGAATATGATTCGAGAAAAATAAAGGAAAATTTTGTTTTTGCCGCAATGAAAGGAAGCAGTGTCAATGGTCATGAGTTTATACAAAAAGCCATAGATAACGGTGCGAAAATGATAATTGTCGAAGAAAATATAGAAGTATCCAAGTACGATAAATATGAGGATATATCTTTTGTGTTTGTGGAAGATGTGAGAAAACATCTGGGAATTATCGCGTCTAATTATTACGGATATCCGCAAGACAAGATAAAGATAATAGGAATAACAGGAACAAACGGGAAAACAACATCGAGTTATATACTGGAAAACATTCTTGAAAAAACTGCAAGAATAGGAACTACAGGGAACAGAATACTTGACGAAGAATTTGAAACCGTAAATACTACTCCTGAATCACTTGAACTTGTGAAATTAATAAATGAAAGTGTGAAAAGAGGAGTGGAATATTTTATAATGGAAGTCAGCTCGCATGCTCTTGAGATTGGAAGAGTAAACATGCTCAAATTTGATTCGGCAATATTTACCAATCTGACTCAGGATCATTTGGATTTTCATAAAACTATGGAAAATTATTTTAATGCGAAAAGAAAAATATTTTCCATGCTTAGAAACAGTGGAACAGGAACAGTCAATATAGATGACGGATACGGAAAAAGAATAATCGAAGAAAAAAAGGATGCAGAAAATGTATGTTACAAAACGGTCAGCATAAAAGATAAAAATGCGGATTTGTACGGAGAAATAGCTGAATATACCAACGACGGAATGAAAATAAAAATCGTGCATAACGGTAAAGAATATTTTGCAAATATAAATCTGGTAGGAGAATATAATTTATACAATGTTTTAGGCTGTGCAGCATCTGCACTGGCTTTAGGTATAGAAATAGAAAAAATTATAGAAAAACTTCAGAAAATGCCTTCGGTTCCAGGAAGATTTGAAACTGTAAAGAATAATAAAAATGCAAGAATTGTAGTAGATTACGCACATACTGATGACGGGTTGACAAACATCGGGAAAACTTTGAGAAAAATAACTGATAATAGAGTAATTACAGTATTCGGTGCAGGAGGGGACAGAGATAACAAAAAAAGACCTAAAATGGCAAAAGCTGCTGCTGAATTTAGTGATTTTATAATACTTACTTCGGATAATCCGAGAACTGAAAATCCGGCGAATATTTTAAAAGAAGTGGAAGCGGGACTTATTGAAATAAATTTTCCGAAAGATAAATATACTGTTATTGAAGACAGAGAACAGGCTATAAAATATGCAGTTCAGGAAATGACAGGAGAAGGAGACAGTCTTCTTATAGCCGGAAAAGGGCATGAAACTTATCAAATTATAGGTAAAGAAAAAAGACATTTTGATGACAGAGAAATTGCAAAAAAATATTTGATATAA
- the metF gene encoding methylenetetrahydrofolate reductase [NAD(P)H], whose translation MKIKDLYENKNPVFSFEIFPPNKNFSEEKLKAVTKELASYKPDFISVTYGAGGTTKAGTVEIASYIKNELKIETLAHLTCIGSKKQEIANFLKELKNNNIKNILALRGDIPQGEDESIYNRGDYKYASDLIKDIKENEDFSIGAAFYPETHYENNDLIDLFHLKEKVDLGANFLISQIFFENETFLRFREQAKKLSINVPLVAGIIPVTNAAQIKRITALCNSKIPSKLEKILDKYGSNPDSMKKAGIAYATEQIIELLSNDIRGIHLYTMNKTDTTKEILDNVSFVR comes from the coding sequence ATGAAAATTAAAGATTTATACGAAAATAAAAATCCTGTTTTTTCTTTTGAGATATTTCCGCCGAATAAAAATTTTTCCGAAGAAAAACTCAAAGCGGTAACCAAAGAACTTGCGAGTTATAAGCCTGATTTTATAAGTGTTACTTATGGAGCAGGAGGTACTACAAAAGCGGGGACTGTAGAAATCGCATCCTATATAAAAAATGAGCTTAAAATAGAAACTTTAGCTCATCTTACATGTATCGGAAGTAAAAAACAGGAAATAGCCAATTTTTTGAAAGAATTGAAAAATAACAATATTAAAAACATACTGGCTCTAAGAGGTGATATTCCTCAAGGAGAAGACGAGTCTATTTACAATAGAGGCGACTATAAATATGCTTCGGATCTGATAAAAGATATAAAAGAAAATGAAGATTTTTCCATAGGAGCGGCATTCTATCCCGAAACTCATTATGAAAATAATGATTTGATTGATTTATTTCATTTAAAAGAAAAAGTGGATTTAGGTGCGAATTTTCTTATTTCTCAAATATTCTTTGAAAATGAAACTTTTTTAAGATTCAGAGAACAGGCTAAAAAACTGAGTATAAATGTGCCATTAGTGGCAGGAATAATTCCTGTTACAAATGCCGCACAAATAAAAAGGATTACTGCCCTCTGTAATTCTAAAATACCTTCAAAGCTTGAAAAAATCCTCGATAAATACGGAAGCAATCCCGATTCTATGAAAAAAGCGGGTATCGCTTATGCAACAGAACAGATTATCGAACTTTTATCCAACGATATAAGAGGTATCCATTTATACACAATGAATAAAACCGACACTACAAAAGAAATACTTGATAATGTCAGTTTTGTGAGATAA
- a CDS encoding extracellular solute-binding protein: MKKIILLLGIALLMVACGGKSEGSKGSESKELNIYTWTYFIPQEVIDDFQKETGIKVNLSYYDNNDVMIAKLMSGAKGFDIISPSTDYVDILIKNGLIEKLDKSKLGQTFNNLDADNLKLMEHSKIYDLGLDYSIPYSFSATGIAVNKKFMKDYPQSFDIFGLAQYKGKMTMLDDGREVIGATLQYLGYLSDSSNDKELQEAKNKILEWKKNLAKFDATAFGKSVVTGEFYAAHGYAENVYGELEESEYSNYDYFIPKGAMMYIDSMAIVKNAPNKENAYKFLEFLYRPENFIKVYEQFKAPSVIKGVEEKSQVKAIVKSKQVVENAKLPGALSDEAKEKQDKIWNEIKLSN, from the coding sequence ATGAAAAAAATTATTTTGTTGTTGGGTATTGCTTTATTGATGGTTGCCTGCGGAGGAAAAAGTGAAGGAAGTAAAGGTTCAGAAAGTAAAGAGTTGAACATATACACATGGACATACTTCATACCGCAGGAAGTAATAGATGATTTTCAAAAAGAAACAGGAATAAAAGTAAACCTCAGTTACTATGATAATAACGATGTGATGATTGCTAAATTAATGTCAGGTGCCAAAGGTTTTGACATAATTTCGCCGTCTACTGATTATGTTGATATATTGATAAAAAACGGATTAATAGAAAAATTGGATAAATCGAAATTAGGACAGACATTCAATAATTTAGATGCAGATAATTTAAAATTAATGGAACATTCTAAAATATATGATCTGGGATTGGACTATTCTATACCTTATTCTTTCTCGGCAACAGGAATTGCAGTTAATAAGAAGTTTATGAAAGATTATCCTCAGTCTTTTGATATATTCGGATTAGCTCAATATAAAGGAAAAATGACAATGCTTGATGACGGAAGAGAAGTTATAGGAGCTACTCTTCAATATTTAGGATATCTTTCGGATTCTTCAAATGACAAAGAATTACAGGAAGCTAAAAATAAGATTCTGGAATGGAAAAAGAATCTTGCAAAATTTGATGCCACTGCATTCGGTAAAAGTGTTGTTACAGGAGAGTTTTATGCGGCACATGGATATGCCGAAAATGTTTACGGTGAATTGGAAGAGTCCGAGTACAGTAATTATGATTATTTCATACCTAAAGGTGCGATGATGTACATCGACAGTATGGCTATTGTCAAAAATGCACCGAATAAGGAAAATGCTTATAAATTTTTGGAGTTTTTATACAGACCTGAAAACTTTATAAAAGTATACGAGCAGTTTAAAGCTCCGTCAGTAATAAAAGGTGTAGAAGAAAAATCTCAGGTAAAAGCTATCGTAAAATCAAAACAGGTAGTGGAAAATGCAAAATTGCCGGGAGCATTATCCGATGAAGCGAAAGAAAAACAGGATAAAATATGGAATGAGATAAAGTTGTCGAATTAG
- a CDS encoding YgeY family selenium metabolism-linked hydrolase — MNYEEIKRKSENYKSDMTKFLRELVQIKGESAEEKGHALRLKEEMEKVGFDKVEIDPQGNVLGYMGNGPRIIAFDGHIDTVGIGEIRNWTFDPYEGYETEEEIGGRGTSDQLGGIVSAVYGAKIMKELELIDPEYTILVVGSVQEEDCDGLCWQYIIKEDKIRPEFVVSTEPTDSGIYRGQRGRMEIRVEVKGISCHGSAPERGDNAIYKMADILQDIRSLNENGVSEGTEIKGLIKMLDKKYNSEWKEANFLGRGTITVSQIFYTSPSRCAVADFCAVSLDRRMTAGETWEYCLEEIRQLPAVKKYKNDVTILMYDYDRPSYTGLVYPIECYFPTWTLPEDHKVTLSLKEAYESLYGEKRTGSKSIIETRINRPLVDKWTFSTNGVSIMGRNGIPVIGFGPGAEAQAHAPNEKSWKNDLVVCAAVYAALPEIYKTK, encoded by the coding sequence ATGAATTATGAAGAAATCAAAAGAAAATCTGAAAATTACAAATCCGATATGACAAAATTTTTAAGAGAGTTAGTACAAATAAAGGGAGAAAGTGCTGAAGAAAAAGGACATGCATTAAGACTTAAGGAAGAAATGGAAAAAGTAGGATTTGATAAAGTTGAAATTGATCCTCAAGGAAATGTTTTAGGTTATATGGGAAACGGACCAAGAATAATAGCTTTTGATGGTCATATAGACACAGTAGGAATAGGAGAAATAAGAAATTGGACATTTGATCCTTATGAAGGATATGAAACGGAAGAAGAAATAGGAGGAAGAGGAACCAGTGATCAATTAGGAGGAATCGTTTCAGCAGTTTATGGAGCTAAAATAATGAAAGAGCTTGAGTTAATAGATCCGGAGTATACAATTTTAGTAGTTGGAAGTGTACAAGAAGAAGATTGTGACGGTTTATGCTGGCAATATATAATAAAAGAAGATAAGATCCGCCCTGAATTTGTTGTGTCTACAGAACCTACAGATAGTGGAATATACAGGGGACAAAGAGGGAGAATGGAGATAAGAGTTGAAGTTAAAGGGATTTCCTGTCATGGGTCCGCACCTGAAAGAGGAGATAATGCAATTTATAAAATGGCAGATATTTTGCAGGATATACGTTCTTTAAATGAAAATGGTGTTTCTGAAGGAACCGAAATAAAAGGTTTAATAAAAATGTTGGATAAAAAGTATAATTCTGAATGGAAAGAGGCTAATTTTCTTGGAAGAGGAACAATAACAGTTTCACAAATATTCTATACAAGTCCAAGTAGATGTGCAGTTGCTGATTTTTGTGCTGTTTCTCTTGATAGAAGAATGACAGCCGGAGAAACTTGGGAGTATTGTTTGGAAGAAATAAGACAGTTACCGGCAGTTAAAAAATATAAAAATGATGTAACGATTTTAATGTATGATTATGATAGACCGTCGTATACAGGATTAGTTTATCCTATAGAATGTTATTTTCCTACATGGACACTTCCTGAAGATCATAAAGTGACATTGTCTTTAAAAGAAGCATATGAATCTTTATATGGAGAAAAAAGAACAGGTTCAAAATCAATTATAGAAACAAGAATAAATAGACCTCTTGTGGATAAATGGACATTCTCAACAAATGGAGTTTCAATTATGGGAAGAAATGGAATACCTGTAATAGGGTTTGGACCGGGAGCAGAAGCTCAAGCACATGCACCTAATGAAAAAAGCTGGAAAAATGATCTGGTAGTGTGTGCAGCTGTTTATGCAGCATTACCTGAAATATATAAAACAAAATAA
- a CDS encoding type II toxin-antitoxin system RelB/DinJ family antitoxin has translation MANTNLNIRTDIDVKKKANAIFQELGMSMTTAVNLFLKTAIRENGIPFSLKLETPNEMTIKAIEEGRKIAENKEIEGFSNIKDLKKALEV, from the coding sequence ATGGCAAACACAAATTTAAATATTCGAACGGACATTGATGTGAAAAAAAAGGCAAATGCGATATTTCAGGAACTTGGAATGTCAATGACAACAGCTGTTAATTTATTTCTTAAAACTGCTATAAGAGAAAATGGGATACCTTTTTCATTGAAATTGGAAACACCGAATGAAATGACTATTAAAGCAATAGAAGAAGGTAGAAAAATTGCTGAAAATAAAGAAATTGAGGGGTTTTCAAATATTAAAGATTTGAAAAAAGCACTTGAAGTATGA